CGTCTGCTGGCGGCCGCGATCATGGCCGCCGCCATTAGCGGTATGCATTACACCGGCATGGCCGCCGCGAACTTCCCGCTGGGTGCCGTGTGCGGCGCGGTTGACGGTCTGGGTGGAACCTGGACGACCCTGGCCGTCGCAGTGTTCTCCCTGCTTCTGGCGGGCCTGATCGCCGGATTGGTCCGCGCTGACGCAGCCAAGCACGCCCACCTGCGCGAACAGCGCGCACGCCGCGAGGACGAGGATCGTGCGCGCTTCCTGTCGCTGTACGATCCGCAGACCAAATTGCCGAACCGCGCCTCGTTCCAGCAGGAGATCGTCAATTTCATGAGCCGTGCCAAGCGCAGCGGTGTGAAGTTCGATCTGTACTACTGCTCGGTCAATTTTCCTGGCGAACCCTCGGACGAAATCATCGACGACGCCATCGACGGTATTGCCAAACGCCTGCGCGCCGGCTGTCAACCCGGCGACTTTCTGGCGCGTTATGCGCGTCAGGAGTTCGTTTTTCTGAGAGCGCGCATGCACGAACACGACGCACCGGAGGCGGTGCGGCAAACGCTGCGTGTAGCGTGTTCTGCGCCGATCGACGTTCGTTCCGAAGTGGTGTCGCCGCAATCACATATCGGATTCGCGCAATACCCGAGCGATGGCGACAATTCGAGAACGCTGCTGTTCGCCGCCACCCGTTCCGCAGACGCCACACCGTCGACACCAACGCGAGGGCGCTTCGCCCTGGTGCGCTGAGCGACACTGCCTGGCCGATTTCCCTGGCCGCACGTTCGTCACTGACCCGACGCCCGCGCGGCATTCTTTATGTCCGCACGCCGTCATTCCGGCCGGGCCGCAGGCCTGATCCGGAATCCATGCGGCAGCCGGCAACTTCGCTGGGACGCTGAGCCTGCGTTGCACGGCTCCCAACCCTGCGATTTATTCTCCGGCATCCGCGCCCGCTATCCTTACGCCCCTTCTTCAGCCACCCGGCCTTCGATGAACCCGTTGATCCTCCCCGCACCGCTGTGGCGCCGACTCACTTCGGCGCTCTATGACGGACTGCTGCTGTTGTCGATCTGGATGGTGCTGATGCTGTTTCTGGTCATCGGTGGCAGCTACGTGGGCGCTCCGGCGCCGCCGCATGTGGTGCGTGCGGTACTGGTCACCGCCGGTCTGATCTTCTTCGTGCGTTCGTGGACGCACGGCGGGCAGACACTGGGCATGCGTGCCTGGAGACTGGTGGTACGTCGCAGCGACGGTACGCCGCTGAGCCTGACGCGCGCCACCCTGCGTTACCTGCTGGCCTGGGTGTCGTGGCTGGCGTTCGGTCTGGGCGTGCTGTGGTGCCTGGTCGATGCGCAGCGCCGCAGCTGGCACGACGTGCTGACCGGTACCGAAGTCGTGGTACTGCCTAAGCCGGCAGGCTGAACGCCGCGGCTAAGCGGTTTCGAGCGTTACGCTGGCCAGCGCGAATTCGTGTTCGTCGCTGATCGAGACGTGCGCACCGATGATTCCCAGCGACTCCAGCTGCCGCGACAGTGCCGCCACGTAGATCAGGCTCGGTCGCCCCGATTCGCTGCGCACCGCGCCGACATGAGCGTGCGCGATCCCACGAAAGCCGGTGCCCATGGCCTTGACGAAGGCTTCCTTGACGGCAAACGCCTTGGCCAGGTACAGCACGCGACGACGCGGCAGACTCAGCGCTTCGAATTCGCGCCGCTCCGCGTCGTGCAGGAGGCGATCGACGAAACGCTCGCCGTGGCGCTCGTGCACTCCGGCGATTCGCGGCACGTGAACCAGATCGATGCCGGTGCCGTAGATCATTTAAGTGATCCGATCTGGTCGGCCTGGCGCGCGTCGCGCATCGCCTGCCGCATTTCGGCCACCGCCGCGGCCATGCCGACAAACAACGAACGCGCGACGATGGCGTGCCCGATATTGAGCTCAACGATTTCTGGAATCGCAGCGATCGGACCCACGTTTTCCACGGTCAGTCCGTGCCCTGCATGCACCTCCAGCCCCTCCCGTGCGGCGCTTCGCGAAAATTCGCGAATACGGGCCAGTTCTTGCTCACGTTCCGGACCTTCGCGATCGGCATAACCGCCGGTGTGAATTTCGATATGCGGCGCGCCGCTTGCCAGCGTGGCGTCGAGCTGGCGCGGATCGGCATCGATGAACAGGGACACGACGATGCCCGCATCGGCCAGCCGCGCGCAGGCTTCACGTATGCGACCGGCCTGGCCGGCCACGTCCAGCCCGCCCTCGGTGGTCAGCTCGGCGCGCCGCTCGGGCACCAGACACGCAAACGCCGGCTTCCAGCGACAGGCCAGTTCGATGATCTCCGGTGCCACCGCCATTTCAAGGTTGACGGGCATCGCTTGGCGCGCCAGCAGGCGCTCGACGTCATGATCCTGGATATGGCGCCGGTCCTCGCGCAAATGCAGCGTGATGCTGTCCGCACCCGCCTCCCGCGCCAGCAGCGCAGCGCTCACCGGGTCCGGATAACTGGTCCCGCGGGCCTGCCGAATCGTCGCCACGTGATCGACGTTGACACCCAAATGGATCGCTGTGATTTCGGCCATCGTTCCTTCAATCCTCATTGGCTGTCTGGCTGCCACCGCGCATGCGGCGCAGGGACTGCAACAGACGCGGGGTCTCCAGCGGACGCTTGCCGATCAGCGGCGCCAGCCGGCTGCGCATCAGCCTTCGCGCATCGCCGAGCACGTCCGGGCGCGTCCACTCACGATTGGCGATGGCACACAGCTGATCGCCACGCCACGCGCCGTCGTCGGCACGCACCGGTGCGCCGTCATGGTAGTCGTAGCGCTGCGCAGGATCGAGGTCCCCGGCCTGCACCTCGCCGTATCCGAGTTCGACCAGCAGTTCCATTTCGAACTCGCGCAATATGGGTGCAGCCGCCCGCTCGCCTTCAGCCAACGCGGCCAAGGCGGCGGCGTAGAAGGCATACAGATCGGGGTGCTGGATATGGCGCGGCAGGCAGCGCATCAGCAATTCGTTGAGGTACCAGGCACAGATCAGGTTCTCGCCGTTCAGGCGCAGCGCTTCGCCGCCGGACTCGGCGCCGGTCAGCGTGCCCAGTTCACCGGCTTCGATCCATGACAGCAATAGCGGTTGCAAGGGCTGCAAAATGGCAGAGCGTCCGCCGCCACGCGTGCCGCTGACGCCACGCGCCACCAGGCCAACGCGGCCATGCTCGCGGGTAAAGATTTCCAGCAGACGGCTGGTTTCACGGTAGGCGCGCTGATGCAGCACAAAACCGGGCTCCAGACTGACACGGGCACGGCTCATGGGGTCTCAGGTCGCATTCACGGTGCGATTACGAATCGCCGACGGACCGCGTCATTCGCCGTAGCCGAACTGCTGGAGCGCGCGTGGATCGTCGTTCCAGCCGTCCTTGACGCGTACCCACAGCTTGAGAAACACCTTGCCGCCGCCCCGTTCGAGCTCGCGCCGGGCCTGGGTGCCGATGGCTTTGAGCGTGCGCCCGCCCTCGCCGATCACGATCTTCTTCTGGCTTTCGCGAGCCACCCAGATCACGACGCCGATGCGTGTCAAGCGGCCCTCCTGCTCCCAGGATTCGATCTCCACGGCGGCGGAATACGGCAATTCCTCGTGCAGCGCCATCATCAGCTTCTCGCGCACCAGCTCGGCCACCGCGAAGCGCCGGTCGTGGCCGACATTCTGGTCCGGCGGGTACAGCGGTGGCCCTTCCGGCAATCGCGCTTCAAGCTCTTTCAGCAGCGGTTCCAGATTGTCGCGCTTGAGCGCGGACAGCGGCACCACGAAATCGAAGTCGCGGCGCGCAGTGAGATCCTGCAGGAACGGCAGCAGCGTGTTCTTGTCGCGCAGCTTGTCGACCTTGTTGATGATCAGCGCGCAGGGCGTGGTCACGGCGCTGAGCAGCTTGAGCACCATTTCGTCTTCTTCGGTGAGACGGCCCGCCTCGACCACGAACAGCACGACGTCCACGCCTTCCAGACTTTGCGTGGCCACTTCGTTGAGCCGTTTGTTGAGCGCGAGCTTGGCCTTCTGGTGCAGGCCCGGCGTGTCGACGAACACGATCTGCATGTCATCGCCGTGCAGCACGGCCTGGATCTGATGGCGCGTGGTCTGCGGCTTGGCCGTGACGATCGACAGCTTCTCGCCGACCAGGGCGTTGACCAGACTGGACTTGCCGACATTCGGCCGGCCGACAACGGCAACCATTCCGCTACGCATGGGGGGATTTCCTGCCGTTCAGGTCAAGAGACCCATTTTTCGCTTTCGTCAGCATCAGGGTTCCAAACGATCAATCATCAATTGCGCCGCGCGCTGTTCGGCGATGCGTCGACTGGCGCCTTCGGCCTGCTCGATCTCGTCGCTGTCAGGCAGGCGGCAGTGCACATGGAAGCGCTGCTTATGTGGCGGACCCTCGACGCGCTCCACGCCGTATTCGGGACGCGGCCGCGCCTGTGCCTGCAAGAGTTCCTGCAGGCGGGTCTTGGCGTCCTTGAGGCTCGCCGGGTCCGGCAGGTCGTTCAGACGATCCTCGAATACACGGGCCAGCATGGCACGCGTCTGCTCGAATCCGCCATCCAGATAGACCGCCGCGATCAGCGCCTCGACGGCGTCGGCGAGGATCGAGGCACGCCGGAAACCGCCGCTCTTGAGTTCGCCGGAACCCAGGTTCATCTCGTCGCCGAGCTTCAGCGCACCGCCGATCACCGCCAGCGACTCCTCGCGCACCAGGCTCGCGCGCAAGCGCGACAGATCGCCTTCGGTGGCCTTGGGACAGCGATGAAACAACAGTTCACCGATGATGCCGTTGAGCAGCCCGTCGCCGAGAAATTCCATGCGCTCGTTGTGACCGCTGGATGCACTGCGATGCGTCAGCGCCCGTTCCAGAATCTCCGGATCGCGGAACTCGTAGCCCAGCATCTGCGTAAGACGACGGTGGCTCACGAGTCGCCGTTGTCGATCATCACTTCGCCCTTGAAGTACAAGGTGATGTAGACGTTGTAGAACAGGTGTTCCTCGACATAGTAATCATAGGCAAACGCTCGGCCGCCGCTCTTGGTGCGGATCACCTTGATGTCTTTGGGTTCAACGTGGGAGATGTAGTCGATATCCCAGCGACGTTGCAGGGAACTGCGCATCTGCGGCACGGATTCGCCATTGCTTTGATCCGCCACGCCGTTGAGCGCCTTGAGCATCTGGCCATGGTTGAGATAGACCGGAACGGTCTTGATCCCCACCGTCGCGAAAAATGCGATCAGGCCCAGGACCACGATCCAGCCCCAGAGGCCCAGACCCTGTTGGCGCCGCCCGTGGAGTTGTCCGCTACGCACGATGCTGTTCGGGCAAGCGAAGGCTTACCGTAGGGTGGGCAAAGGCCGAAGGCCGTGCCCACACAGCAGGGAGTCGGCTTCGCGTGGGCACGCTGCGCTTTGCCCACCCTACAACCATTTCGCCAACCATTTGAACAGTATTGCCGCTGCGCATCAGTTCACCCCGTCTCCGATCCGGTCGAAGGCCGGACGCTTCTTCACGCCGTCCCAGCTCATCCAGATGAAGAAGGCGTGGCCCACCAGATTATGCTCCGGAACGAAGCCCCAGCGACGCGAATCATCACTGCCGTCGCGGTTGTCGCCCATCATGAAGTAGTGGCCTTCCGGCACGATCCAGTAGCCGTCCCGTGCCGGATCCGAGGGGTTGATCAGAATCGGGTGGCGCACGCCGCCCAGATTCTCGGTGTACTTCTCGACGACGCCACCGGCACGATGCCCCGGCGTAGGATAGACGCCGTCGGGTTCCAGCGCCTGCTGTTCGCCATTGATGTAGAGCGTCTTGTTGCGATATTCGATGCGGTCGCCCGGCAGGCCCACCAGACGCTTGATGAAGTCCTTGCTCTGATCGAGCGGATAGCGGAACACCACTACGTCGCCGCGCTTGGGCTCGCCGAGATCAACCGCCTTCCAGTAGCCCACCGGCATGCGCAGGCCATAGCTGAACTTGTCGACGAGGATGAAGTCGCCGATCAACAGCGTCGGGATCATTGAGCCGGACGGAATCCGGAACGGCTCGGCCACGAACGAGCGCAGCAGCAGCACGATCAGGATCACCGGAAAAAAGGAGCGTGAGAAATCCACGATCGCGCCGGGCTTGTCGTCGTCCATCGCGCCTTCTACCGGCCCCTGGGCAGCACGGCGGCGCGGCCCCAGCAGCCACTTGTCGAGCGCCCAGACCGCGCCGGTGAACAGCGTCAGTACCGTGAGCAGCACGGCAAAATCAAAATGGAATTCGTCGATGAACTGTTTCATTTAGCGGTTGTTCTCCGGCGCATTCCGGTGCGCCCAGCGGTCCGCGAGCCTCTTGGCCCGGCCCTATGACAATGTGCAGCGTTTCTATGATCCCTTGCGCTCGACGCCCAGCACGGCCAGGAACGCCTCTTGAGGTATCTCGACGTTACCAACCTGCTTCATGCGCTTCTTGCCTTCCTTCTGCTTCTCCAGCAACTTGCGCTTGCGTGAAACATCGCCACCGTAGCACTTGGCGAGCACGTTCTTGCGCAAGGCCTTGACCGTGGTGCGCGAAATCACGCGCGAGCCCACGGCGGCCTGGATCGCCACGTCGAACATCTGGCGCGGAATCACTTCCTGCATGCGCTCGGTGAGTTCGCGCCCCCGGGTCTGGACAATACTACGGTGGCAGATACAGGCCAGCGCATCGACCGAATCGCCATTGACCAGCACATCCAGCCGGACCAGATCGGCCGTCTGGAAGCGCACGAACTCGTATTCGAAGCTGGCAAAACCGCGCGACACGCTCTTGAGCCGGTCGAAGAAATCGAGCACGACCTCGGCCATCGGCATTTCGACTTCCATCTGTACCTGGGTGCCGTGATAGCGCAGCTGCTTCTGCACGCCGCGCTTTTCCATGCACAGCTGCATCACCGGGCCGACACAGGTCTGCGGCATCAGAATGCGCGCATTGATGATCGGCTCGCGGATATCGTTGTAGTGACCGGCGTCCGGCAGGTCGGCCGGATTCTCGAACTTGCGGACTTCGCCGTCGACCATTTCCAGCTCGTAGACGACCGAGGGCGCGGTGGTGATCAGGTTGAGGTCGTACTCACGTTCCAGGCGTTCCTGCACGATCTCCATGTGCAGCATGCCGAGGAAGCCGCAGCGGAAACCGAAGCCGAGCGCGGTGGAGTTTTCCGGCTCGAAGTTCAGGGCCGCATCGTTGAGGCGCAGCTTCTGCAGGGCCTCACGCAGGTCCTCGAAATCATCGGAGCTGACCGGAAACAGACCGGCGAAGACGCGCGCCTGAACCTGGCGGAAACCCGGTAGCCGTTCCTTGCAGGGGCGCGCTGCGTCGGTCAGCGTATCGCCCACTGGCGCGCCATCGATCTCCTTGATGCCGCAGACCACGATGCCGACCTCGCCGCAGCACAGCTCCTCGTGCGGCGTGCGCTTGGGCGTGTTCTTGGCGAGCACCGAGACCTCGTGGTCGCGCCCGGTCGCCATCACGCGAATCTTCTGGCCCTTGCGTACGCTGCCGTTGACCACGCGCACCAGGGACACGACACCCAGATAATTGTCGAACCAGGAGTCGATGATCAGCGCCTGCAGCGTGGCTTCGGGATCGCCGCGCGGCGGCGGCATCTTCTTGACGATCGCCTCGAGTACATCGCCGACATTGAGCCCGGTCTTGGCGGACACGTGAATCGCATCACGCGCCTCGATGCCGATGATGTCCTCGATTTCCTTGGCGACGCGCTCCGGCTCCGCCGCCGGCAGATCGACCTTGTTCAACACCGGCAGGATTTCGACGTCCTCCTCGATCGCGGTGTAGCAGTTGGCGACCGATTGCGCCTCGACGCCCTGTGAGGCATCGACCACCAGCAGCGCGCCCTCACAGGCGGCCAGCGAGCGAGACACTTCGTAGGAAAAGTCGACGTGACCGGGGGTGTCGATCAGATTGAGCTGATAGATCTCGCCATCCGCGGCCGGATACTGCAGACACACGGCCTGCGCCTTGATCGTGATGCCGCGTTCGCGTTCGATCGGATTGTTGTCGAGCACCTGCGCCTGCATCTCGCGTTCGGTCAAGCCCTTGCAGAGCTGGATGAAGCGGTCGGCGAGCGTGGACTTGCCGTGATCGATATGGGCGATGATCGAGAAATTGCGGATATTGGCCTGCTTCATGGGGGCCCGGAAGGGCAATTCTCTGGATAGGCGAAAAAGGCCGCACAGTATAAAGGAAGCACGTCAGTCGGCTCCGGCATCGATTTCATCGAGGCGCGCCTGGACTTCGGCAACGTTGAAAAAGCTGCGGCAAACAGCCTGGCCCTGAGGATCGAGCAGCACCGGAATTTCGCGGCCATAGGCGAAACGCCATTCCGGGTCATCGTCGACGCAGGCGCGCTCCAGCGGCAGGGCCGGGAATGCCTGCGAAAGCTCGGCCTCGAAGGCTTCACAGAGGTGACACTCGGGACGTCCAAGCAGCCGCCACGTCGGATTCACCGTGGCGGTGCCTTGATCGCAAGGAACAGCGGCGCTCCGCGACGCTGCACCAGAATCGGCGCCTGCTGCCCCGGTGTGAGTCTTTTCACGACCTCATCGAAGCGCGCCGGACTATCCACCGTGCTCCCGCCAATCGAAAGAATGACGTCACCCGCCCGCAAGCCGGCATCGCGTCCCGGGCCGGCATCGACCTCGGCCACGAGAACGCCGCCCGACACCACCTGCTCGCGCTGACGATCTTCGGGCGTGAGCGGCTCGATCACCAAACCCAGCGAACCGGTACGGTCGATCGGCCCGGATGGCGGCGCCGACGGTGCGATTCCACTGTCCTGATTGCCTTCGGCGGCAAGCACGCCGATCGTCACGTTCACCGCCATGCGCTCGCCGTCGCGCAGCAGCTGCAGGGGCACCAAATCGCCGGGGTCGGTATTGCCCACCAGCGGCGGCAGCGCCTCGGAGCTGGGCAGCACGCGGCCATTGAAATTGAGGATGATGTCGCCGGTGCGCAGCCCCGCGCGTTCAGCCGGGCTGTTCGGCATGACCCGCGCGACCAGTGCGCCTTCGGGGCGGTTCATGCCGAACGACTGCGCCAGTTCGCGCGTGATCGGCTGCACCACCACGCCGAGCCAGCCGCGCAGCACTTGGCCGCGGTCCCGAAGTTGTTCGGCAACCTTGAGCGCCACATCGATCGGAATCGCGAACGAGATCCCCATGTAGCCGCCGGTCTGGCTGTAGATCTGGGAATTGACGCCGACGACCTCGCCCTTGAGATTGAATAGCGGCCCACCCGAATTGCCCTGATTGATCGCCACGTCGGTCTGGATGAACGGAACGTACTGCTCCGAGGCCAGATTGCGCCCCTTGGCGGAGACGATGCCGGAGGTCACGGAATGGTCGAAACCGAACGGCGAACCGATCGCCAGCACCCATTCACCGACGCGCAGGTGTTCGCTGTCGCCGATGCGCGCCGCGGGCAGGCCGCTGGCGTCGATCTTGAGCAGGGCGATGTCGCTGCGCTCGTCGATGCCGACCACGGAGGCGGCGAACTGTCGCCGGTCCAGCAGGCGCACGATGATCTCGTCGGCATCACGCACCACGTGGCGATTGGTCACGATGTAGCCGTCCGACCACAATACGAATCCGGAGCCGAGCGATTCCATGTCTTCCATTGGCGCGTCGCTGCCGCCCGGCGCCTCGAACGGCAGCGGTGCGAATTCCGGCATATCTCTCGCCATCCCGGCATCGACACGCGAGACCGTGCTGATGTTGACGACCGATGGGCTGGCCCGTTCGACGATGTCCACGAAATTCGGATAGCCGGAGTCCTTGGCACAGCCGACCAGCAGCACCAGACCGGCGGCCAGTGTGGACAAGACACTCAGTCGCGGTGCGACGGACATCGCGAATCTCCCTACGGTTATTGTTGGCTTCGTCGGCAATCGCAATGTGGCCACGAGCCGCTCGGTCGATCTTATGACAGTCTGGGGCACACCACGTCGACCCTTTCGTCGCGCCGCAGGATCATCGGTTGAAAACGGGCAGAATCGAGCCCCCCGACCCGCCAGCATACCCAGACGAAACCGGCGGCCAGACCGACGATACCAAAAGCGCCAACCAGTATATCCGCGGCGTCGAGCAGGCGGTCGGCAAAGGCGCCGGCGGCAATCATCGAACCCAGCGGCGCCAACCAAAGCAGCAGCGAAGCTCGGATCAGGACCGATTCGTCCACGCCAACCACGACCATCTCGCCTTCGCGCAGATTCGCGATGCGCGACTTGGCCTGCAGTCCGGGACGCCGCGCCGTCACCAGTCGCGCCAACACGCCACCGCCACAGCCACGTCCTTCCGCGCAGCGCGGACAGTTGGAGGGGGAAATCGCTTGAACCAGAATTGTGCCGTCGGCCACCTTGTAGACGATGGCGCGCTCTTCAATCACGGCGAGGCTGTTTGCGTATCGGGTGGGGCGGCGCGCACCGCGCCCCCGATCATTTCCACGGTGGCCTGCGGCACTTCGCCGACCACCGTCAAATGATGCGTGCCGAGCATACGACCGAACGCGTTGACCGCGCCCATGTGCGACACGCCCTCGAACGCCTTGCCATCGGCCGAGGAGGTGACCGCCGCGTAAATCGAAACCGCCGACAAGCCATCCGAGAACAACAAGTGCTCGACGACGTCATTATCGCCGCGCATCTGGCGCAGATCGCGCGTCATCAGACGGAAGCCAGGAGGAACCTGATCGACGATCCAGGCCGCAACCGCGCTCGGCGGCTTGGCGGAAACGCGTTGTGTGACTTTCTGGAAGCCGCTGAGATCCTGGGTGGTCTGGAAGTCTTCGGCGGCGATGGTCTTGGGGAACGTGACCTCGGTGAACATCAACTGCTCCAGCACACGGCCATCTTCGTCCAGCAAGGACAGTTTCAGCGGCACACCGGTGGTCTCATCGACCCAGAATTCATAACCGTATCGGTAGGCATCCTTGGGCTGGATACGGACACCGCGACACTGATGATCCGCGATGCGCATGCGGCCGATCACGTTGAATTCGTAGTACGCGCGCAGTTGATTGATGGTTTCGCGCGGCAGGCTGGGGAACAGGCCCGTCGCCTTGCTTCGAAAGTCCACCGTGATCTTCTTCTCACGCGGCAGGATGCAGGTGACCTCGTCATCCTCACGCAGGATTTCACGCGGCTCACCCGACATGGAGACCAGACGTTCCCGCACCGTGTCGCCATCGAAACCATGGACCACATGCAGGGATTCGAGCACTTCACCGCTGCGATAGACGACCACGCCCTGATAATTGGCTTGCCGTGCCGATTCGCTCATGCGCGTCAGCCAATCGGCCGCCACGTCCTCGCTCACGTCCTTCTGCTTGGCCGGCAGAGCGCTATCGGACTCCGCCGCCATCGCCGCCTGGCCGCACCACGCAAACAGGCAGCAGGCCACGGCCCACCGGCGTCCCCTCAGCATCGGATCAGTCTTCCTGCGACCGGTAGTCGGCGGTATGCGCGGCAAACCGGGCGTAGCCAAGGGTACCCCCTACCCCCTGCACCGAGCGGTAATTGCTGTAGTCGATCAGATAGTTGTTGAGCTGACGCGCCTGATCATCCTCGATCTGGGCCCAGCGCAACTGCGCGGCCTGACGCGTCATGGCCGGCGAGGTCTGCGGCACCGTCGCCACCGCTTGCACCGTGGCGCCGTTGGCTACGGTCGCTGGCGCTACGGTCGCTGGCGCGGACATCGCCACCGGCGAAACATAGCTGTCGTCGTTCTGGCTGGCGAGCTGCACTTCACCGAGTTCGGGGCCGTTGACCATCACACCGACCACCACGGCCGCCACCACGCTGGCGGCGACGGCGAAGCCGGAGGCCTGCACCCAGACCGGCCTACGGCGGCGCAAGGGCACGACGTTGCCAGATACGCCGCCGGACAAACCATGTCCGCCATCCGGGATCTCATCGCCGATGGCGAGCATGACCCGATCGGCAAACGAAGGATCGAATGCCGCCACGACACCGCGCGACGCATCCCGTACGTATTGCATGCGACTGAAACCAGCGCGCGCGGCCTCGTCGCGTTCGAATGCAGCCAATGCGCGTTCGATCTCATGATCGTCGCATTCGCCGTCCAGTAACGCGGAAACCAGTTCTTCGGACATACCTGCTACCTGAATGCCGGGGGCGCCGACTGTGGCGCCATGTTGCCAACATAAACAACGGAACGTAAAGAAAGTTCCCCAAACGCGGAAAATAAC
Above is a window of Gammaproteobacteria bacterium DNA encoding:
- a CDS encoding DegQ family serine endoprotease — protein: MSVAPRLSVLSTLAAGLVLLVGCAKDSGYPNFVDIVERASPSVVNISTVSRVDAGMARDMPEFAPLPFEAPGGSDAPMEDMESLGSGFVLWSDGYIVTNRHVVRDADEIIVRLLDRRQFAASVVGIDERSDIALLKIDASGLPAARIGDSEHLRVGEWVLAIGSPFGFDHSVTSGIVSAKGRNLASEQYVPFIQTDVAINQGNSGGPLFNLKGEVVGVNSQIYSQTGGYMGISFAIPIDVALKVAEQLRDRGQVLRGWLGVVVQPITRELAQSFGMNRPEGALVARVMPNSPAERAGLRTGDIILNFNGRVLPSSEALPPLVGNTDPGDLVPLQLLRDGERMAVNVTIGVLAAEGNQDSGIAPSAPPSGPIDRTGSLGLVIEPLTPEDRQREQVVSGGVLVAEVDAGPGRDAGLRAGDVILSIGGSTVDSPARFDEVVKRLTPGQQAPILVQRRGAPLFLAIKAPPR
- a CDS encoding SoxR reducing system RseC family protein, with translation MIEERAIVYKVADGTILVQAISPSNCPRCAEGRGCGGGVLARLVTARRPGLQAKSRIANLREGEMVVVGVDESVLIRASLLLWLAPLGSMIAAGAFADRLLDAADILVGAFGIVGLAAGFVWVCWRVGGLDSARFQPMILRRDERVDVVCPRLS
- a CDS encoding MucB/RseB C-terminal domain-containing protein, translated to MLRGRRWAVACCLFAWCGQAAMAAESDSALPAKQKDVSEDVAADWLTRMSESARQANYQGVVVYRSGEVLESLHVVHGFDGDTVRERLVSMSGEPREILREDDEVTCILPREKKITVDFRSKATGLFPSLPRETINQLRAYYEFNVIGRMRIADHQCRGVRIQPKDAYRYGYEFWVDETTGVPLKLSLLDEDGRVLEQLMFTEVTFPKTIAAEDFQTTQDLSGFQKVTQRVSAKPPSAVAAWIVDQVPPGFRLMTRDLRQMRGDNDVVEHLLFSDGLSAVSIYAAVTSSADGKAFEGVSHMGAVNAFGRMLGTHHLTVVGEVPQATVEMIGGAVRAAPPDTQTASP
- a CDS encoding sigma-E factor negative regulatory protein, with the protein product MSEELVSALLDGECDDHEIERALAAFERDEAARAGFSRMQYVRDASRGVVAAFDPSFADRVMLAIGDEIPDGGHGLSGGVSGNVVPLRRRRPVWVQASGFAVAASVVAAVVVGVMVNGPELGEVQLASQNDDSYVSPVAMSAPATVAPATVANGATVQAVATVPQTSPAMTRQAAQLRWAQIEDDQARQLNNYLIDYSNYRSVQGVGGTLGYARFAAHTADYRSQED